The Streptomyces sp. V4I8 genome includes the window CACATCTGGCCGCTGTACAGGGACAGGGAGAAGGCCAGGTTGGACAGCATGCCCTTGTAGTTGTCCGTCGAGTCGACGATCACCGTGTTGACGCCGGCCTTCTCCGTGTAGACCTGCGCCTGGCGGGCGTTGGACTCCAGCCAGTCGCCGAACACGGTCGAGCCGGTGTAGTCGATGACGCGGATCTCGGGGCGGGTCGCCAGGGTCTTGGCGATGCCCTCGCCGGGCCGCTCGGCGGCCAGCGCGACCAGGTTCGGGTCGAAGCCCGCCTCGGTGAGCACCTGCCGCGAGACCTGCACGGTCAGCGCGAGCGGCAGCACCGCGCGCGGATGCGGCTTCACCAGGACCGCGTTGCCGGTGGCCAGGGACGCGAACAGACCCGGGTAACCGTTCCAGGTCGGGAAGGTGTTGCAGCCGATGACCATGGCGATGCCGCGCGGGACCGGCGTGAACTGCTTGTTGAGCGCCAGCGGGTCGCGCTTGCCCTGCGGCTTGGTCCACTCCGCCGTGTCGGGGGTGCGGACCTGCTCGACGTACGCGTACGCCACCGCCTCCAGGCCGCGGTCCTGCGCGTGCGGGCCGCCCGCCTGGAAGGCCATCATGAAGGCCTGGCCGGAGGTGTGCATGACTGCGTGCGCGAACTCGTGCGTCCGGTCGCTGATCCGCTTGAGGATCTCCACGCAGACCACCGCGCGGATCTCCGCGCCCGCGTCCCGCCACGCGCGCATGCCCGAGCGCATGGCCGGCAGCAGCTCGTCGATGTTCGCGTGCGGGTATTCGACGCCCAGTTCGATGCCGTACGGGGAGACCTCGCCGCCCACCCAGTCGTCCGTGCCGGCCTGGCCGAGGTCGAGGCGGTTGCCCAGCAGTGCGTCGAAGGCGGCCTTGCCCGCCGCCGCGTCCAGGCTGCCGTTCTCGCCGTAGGCCTTGGGGTGCTCGGGGTGCGGGGACCAGTAGGCGCGGGTGCGGATCGCCTCCAGCGCCTGGTCGAGGGTGGGCCGGTGCTTGGCGATCAGCTCGTGGGCGGTCAGTTCGGCGGCCATGCGGGACCAACTCCTCGTTTCCAGAGCTCTCCGTTGAGCTCATGACCTGGGCAGAAACATGGGCAGGAACAGGCAGTCAGAGTTAGAGTAACCGAACGATCGGTCGGTTCAAGGGGGTCCGCCGCATCTGTGGAAAACCCCGTGCGGGAGGATCGCGCACATGACAGCACTCGACCTCAGCAGCCCCGTGGCCGTTGTCGGCACCGGCACCATGGGCCAGGGCATCGCCCAGGTCGCGTTGATCGCGGGCCATCCCGTACGGCTGTACGACGCCGCTCCAGGGCGCGCCCAGACCGCGGCCGACGCGATCGGCGCCCGCCTCGACCGGCTCGTCGAGAAGGACCGTCTCACCGGCGCCGACCGCGACGCCGCCCGCGCCCGGCTGCTGCCCGCCGAGTCCCTCGCCGACCTGGCGGACTGCGCCCTGGTCGTCGAGGCCGTCCTGGAGCGCCTGGACGCCAAACAGGAGCTGTTCCGGGAGCTGGAGGGCATCGTCGGCGAGGACTGTCTGCTCGCCACCAACACCTCGTCGCTGTCCGTCACGGCCATCGGCGGCGCCCTCGCCAACCCGGGCCGCTTCGTCGGCCTGCACTTCTTCAACCCGGCCCCGCTGCTGCCGCTCGTCGAGGTCGTCTCCGGGTTCGCCAGCGACGTCACGTCGGCCACGCGCGCGTACGAGACGGCACGGGCCTGGGGCAAGACGCCGGTCGCCTGCGCCGACACCCCCGGCTTCATCGTCAACCGCATCGCCCGGCCCTTCTACGCCGAGGCCTTCGCCGTCCACGAGGCGCAGGGAGCCGACCCGGCCACCATCGACGCCGTCCTGCGCGAGTGCGGCGGTTTCAAGATGGGCGCGTTCGAGCTCACCGACCTCATCGGGCAGGACGTCAACGAGTCCGTCACGCACTCGGTGTGGCAGTCCTTCTTCCAGGACGTGCGCTTCACGCCCTCGCTCGCCCAGCGGCGCCTGGTCGAGTCGGGCCGGCTCGGCCGCAAGAGCGGGCACGGCTGGTACGACTACGCAGAGGACGCCGAGCGCGACGAGCCGCACACCGCGGAGCCGGGCCGGCCGCCCGCCTACGTCGTCGCCGAGGGTGACCTGGGCCCGGCCTCCGAGCTGCTCGCGCTGATCCGCGAGGCGGGCATTCCGGTGCGCGAGGAGGACGAGGACCACGGCTCCCGGCTGGTGCTGCCGAGCGGCGGCCAGCTCGCGCTCGCGGACGGCCAGACCTCGGTGGAGTTCCGGGACGTCGTGTACTTCGACCTCGCCCTCGACTACCGGCGGGCCACCCGGATCGCCCTGTCCGCCTCCCAGGACACCTCGCAGCAGACCCTCGCCGAGGCCACCGGCCTCTTCCAGGCCCTCGGCAAGGACGTCAGCGTCATCGGCGACGTCCCCGGCATGATCGTCGCTCGCACGGTCGCCCGGATCGTCGACCTGGCGCATGACGCCGTCGCCAAGGGCGTGGCCACCGAGGAGGACATCGACACCGCGATGCGCCTGGGCGTGAACTACCCGCTCGGCCCCTTCGAGTGGAGCCGCAGGCTCGGCCGTAACTGGGCGTACGCCCTCCTCGACGACCTGCACCTGCGCGACCCCTCCGGGCGCTACGCGCCGTCCCTCGCGCTGTACCGCCACGCGTACGCCTCCGACAAGCGGGAGGGCAACACCTCATGACCACCGCCAAGCGCGACACCTACACACCGGAGACGCTGCTCTCCGTCGCGGTGCAGGTCTTCAACGAGCGCGGCTACGACGGCACCTCCATGGAGCACCTCTCCAAAGCGGCCGGCATCTCCAAGTCGTCGATCTACCACCACGTCCCCGGCAAGGAGGAGCTGCTGCGCCGCGCCGTCAGCCGTGCCCTCGACGGGCTCTTCGGGATCCTCGACGAGGAGCACGCGCGCGTGGGGCACGCCGCCGACCGGCTGGAATACGTCGTCCGGCGCATGGTCGAGGTGCTCATAGGCGACCTGCCCTATGTGACGCTGCTGCTGCGCGTGCGCGGCAACACCGACACCGAGCGGTGGGCCCTGGACCGGCGCCGCGACTTCGACCACCAGGTCGCCGAACTGCTCAAGGCGGCCGCCGCGGACGGGGAGGTCCGCGCAGACGTGGAGGTGCGTCTGGCGACCCGGCTCGTCTTCGGGATGATCAACTCGATCGTGGAGTGGTACCGCCCGGACGGTCGCGGCATGAACGAGCGGGAGGTCGCGGACACGGTGGTGCGGCTGGTCTTCGGGGGACTGCGCCAGGCTGACTGACCGCCCCTCGCGTTCGGCGTCTGCTGAGTACGCGCGCGTGGACGGATGAGTACGCCGCGCGATGTCCGCGGGCGTTCCCGGCTGGTGAGCTGGACGCATGATCGACAACGACGCGGAGCTCGCACCCGACCCGACGTGGTGGACGGCGCCTTTCGCGACCACGCTCTTCGGGCTGCCGCTCCTCGTGTGGGAGTGCGTCATTTTCGGCTTCGACAGCTACGTCAGCAGCCTCGACGCGATGGTCTACGGGGGACTCGTCCTGCTCGTGATCGCCTGGACGCTGCCGCGTCACCGGTCGGCGCGGATGCTGCGGGTCACCGCCGCCGTCGCCGGTCTCGCCTGCGCCGTCCTTCCCCTTGCGTCCCTGGTGCTCATGGGCATGGCGATGGCCTCCGGCTGACCCCCGGGACGCACCGGTCAGCCCTGCGGCTCCAGGTCCTCCTCCTCGAACACCAGCAGGGTGCGGGTGCTGAGTACCTCCGGGATCGCCTGGAGCCGGGTGAGGACCAGCTCGCGCAGGGCGCGGTTGTCGGGTGTGTGCACCAGGAGCAGTACGTCGAAGTCGCCGCCCACCAGGGCGATGTGCGCGGCGCCGGGCAGCAGGCGGAGCTGCTCGCGGACCGTGCGCCAGGTGTTCTGGACGATCTTGAGGGTGATGTACGCCGACGTTCCGTGGCCCGCGCGCTCGTGGTTGACGCGGGCGCCGAACCCGCGGATGACGCCGTCCTCGACGAGACGGTTGATGCGCGCGTAGGCGTTGGCACGGGAGACATGGACCCGCTCGGCGACCGACCGTATCGACGCGCGGCCGTCGGACTGGAGCATCTGCAGGATGTCCTGATCAATGGCGTCGAGCGGGCGCGGCGGCGGCAGGGGGGAGCCGCCGTCCGGGCTTTCGGCCATTTGTTCAGGCGCCATGTCCCCCCACCTTCCTCCCGTGGACGTAGTGCGTTCATTGGAGGCTGTGGAGAACCGTTTGTCCACAGCCTGAGGCCGCCTGTAGCCAAAATGTGCCGGCGACCGAACAATCGGTAGGTGAGGCGCGTCACTGAAGCTGCGCCTCTCGTAGCCACTCCCACGAGGAGGTGCCGTCATGACGGTCATGGAGCAGCGGGGCGCGTACCGGCCATCGCCGCCGCCCGCCTGGCAGCCCCGTATGGACCCCGCGCCGCTGCTGCCCGACGCCGAGCCCTATCGCGTCCTCGGCACCGAGGCGGCCACGAAGGCCGACCCGGATCTGCTGCGCCGGCTGTACGCCGAGCTGGTGCGGGGCCGTCGGTACAACACGCAGGCGACCGCGCTCACGAAGCAGGGCCGCCTCGCCGTGTACCCGTCCAGCACCGGTCAGGAGGCCTGCGAGGTCGCCGCCGCGCTGGCGCTCCAGGAGCGCGACTGGCTCTTCCCCAGCTACCGCGACACGCTCGCCGCCGTGGCGCGCGGTCTGGACCCCGTGCAGGCCCTGACCCTGCTGCGCGGCGACTGGCACACCGGCTACGACCCGTACGAGCACCGCGTGGCCCCCCTGTGCACGCCGCTCGCCACCCAGCTCCCGCACGCCGTGGGCCTCGCGCACGCCGCCCGCCTCAAGGGCGACGACGTGGTCGCGCTCGCCATGGTCGGCGACGGCGGCTCCAGCGAGGGCGACTTCCACGAGGCGCTGAACTTCGCCGCCGTATGGCAGGCGCCGGTCGTCTTCCTCGTCCAGAACAACGGCTTCGCGATCTCCGTCCCGCTCGCCAAGCAGACCGCGGCCCCGTCGCTGGCCCACAAGGCCGTCGGGTACGGCATGCCCGGCCGCCTGGTCGACGGCAACGACGCGGCCGCCGTGCACGAGGTCGTCGCCGACGCCGTACGGCACGCGCGCGCGGGCGGCGGACCGACGCTGATCGAGGCGATCACCTACCGCATCGACGCCCACACCAACGCCGACGACGCGACCCGCTACCGCGGGGACTCCGAGGTCGAGACCTGGCGCGGACACGACCCGATCGCCCTCCTGGAGCACGAGCTGACCGAGCGCGGCCTCCTCGACGAGGCCGGCATCCAGGCCGCCCGCGACGCCGCCGAGACCATGGCCGCCGACCTGCGCGAGCGCATGAACCAGGACCCGGTGCTCGACCCGATGGACCTCTTCGCCCACGTGTACACCGAGCCCACCCCGCAACTGCGCGAACAGCAGGCCCAGTTGCGGGCCGAGCTCGACGCCGAGTCGGAAGGGTCGCACCGATGACCACCGTCGCCGTCAAGCCGGCCACCATGGCGCAGGCCCTCACGCGCGGATTGCGCGACGCCATGGCGGCCGACCCCACCGTGCACGTCATGGGCGAGGATGTCGGCACCCTCGGCGGTGTCTTCCGGGTCACCGACGGGCTCGCAAAGGAGTTCGGCGAGGAACGCTGCACGGACACGCCGCTGGCCGAGGCGGGGATTCTGGGCACGGCGGTGGGCATGGCCATGTACGGCCTGCGCCCGGTCGTGGAGATGCAGTTCGACGCGTTCGCCTACCCGGCGTTCGAGCAGCTGATCTCGCACGTCTCCCGCACGCGCAACCGCACCCGCGGCAAGATGCCGCTCCCCATCACGATCCGCGTTCCCTACGGCGGCGGCATCGGCGGCGTGGAGCACCACAGTGACTCGTCCGAGGCGTACTACATGGCGACTCCGGGGCTCCATGTCGTCACGCCCGCGACCGTCGCCGACGCCTACGGGCTGCTGCGCGCCGCCATCGCCTCCGACGACCCGGTGGTCTTCCTGGAGCCCAAGCGTCTGTACTGGTCGAAGGACGCCTGGAACCCGGAGGACCCGCCGAGCGTTGAACCGATTGGCCGCGCGGTGGTGCGGCGCTCGGGGAGGAGCGCCACGCTCATCACGTACGGACCGTCCGTGCCCGTCTGCCTCGAAGCCGCCGAGGCGGCCCGGGAGGAGGGGTGGGACCTGGAAGTCGTCGACCTGCGCTCGCTGGTGCCGTTCGACGACGAGACGGTCAGCGCCTCGGTACGGCGGACCGGGCGAGCGGTCGTCGTACACGAGTCGGGCGGGTTCGGCGGACCGGGAGGGGAGATCGCGGCCCGGGTCACGGAGCGCTGCTTCCACCATCTGGAGGCGCCGGTGCTGCGCGTG containing:
- the paaN gene encoding phenylacetic acid degradation protein PaaN, which codes for MAAELTAHELIAKHRPTLDQALEAIRTRAYWSPHPEHPKAYGENGSLDAAAGKAAFDALLGNRLDLGQAGTDDWVGGEVSPYGIELGVEYPHANIDELLPAMRSGMRAWRDAGAEIRAVVCVEILKRISDRTHEFAHAVMHTSGQAFMMAFQAGGPHAQDRGLEAVAYAYVEQVRTPDTAEWTKPQGKRDPLALNKQFTPVPRGIAMVIGCNTFPTWNGYPGLFASLATGNAVLVKPHPRAVLPLALTVQVSRQVLTEAGFDPNLVALAAERPGEGIAKTLATRPEIRVIDYTGSTVFGDWLESNARQAQVYTEKAGVNTVIVDSTDNYKGMLSNLAFSLSLYSGQMCTTPQNLLVPRDGIRTDEGPKTYDEVVADLARSVDGLLGDDARANALLGAIVNPDVKARLEAAAGLGEVALASREIANPEFPDAVVRTPVIVKLDGAKPDDEAAYMSECFGPVSFAVAVDSATDAVELLRRTVREKGAMTVGAYTTDDEVEGAIQDVCLEEAAQLSLNLTGGVYVNQTAAFSDFHGSGGNPAANSALCDGAFVANRFRVVEVRREA
- a CDS encoding 3-hydroxyacyl-CoA dehydrogenase; translation: MTALDLSSPVAVVGTGTMGQGIAQVALIAGHPVRLYDAAPGRAQTAADAIGARLDRLVEKDRLTGADRDAARARLLPAESLADLADCALVVEAVLERLDAKQELFRELEGIVGEDCLLATNTSSLSVTAIGGALANPGRFVGLHFFNPAPLLPLVEVVSGFASDVTSATRAYETARAWGKTPVACADTPGFIVNRIARPFYAEAFAVHEAQGADPATIDAVLRECGGFKMGAFELTDLIGQDVNESVTHSVWQSFFQDVRFTPSLAQRRLVESGRLGRKSGHGWYDYAEDAERDEPHTAEPGRPPAYVVAEGDLGPASELLALIREAGIPVREEDEDHGSRLVLPSGGQLALADGQTSVEFRDVVYFDLALDYRRATRIALSASQDTSQQTLAEATGLFQALGKDVSVIGDVPGMIVARTVARIVDLAHDAVAKGVATEEDIDTAMRLGVNYPLGPFEWSRRLGRNWAYALLDDLHLRDPSGRYAPSLALYRHAYASDKREGNTS
- a CDS encoding TetR/AcrR family transcriptional regulator, which produces MTTAKRDTYTPETLLSVAVQVFNERGYDGTSMEHLSKAAGISKSSIYHHVPGKEELLRRAVSRALDGLFGILDEEHARVGHAADRLEYVVRRMVEVLIGDLPYVTLLLRVRGNTDTERWALDRRRDFDHQVAELLKAAAADGEVRADVEVRLATRLVFGMINSIVEWYRPDGRGMNEREVADTVVRLVFGGLRQAD
- a CDS encoding Lrp/AsnC family transcriptional regulator is translated as MAESPDGGSPLPPPRPLDAIDQDILQMLQSDGRASIRSVAERVHVSRANAYARINRLVEDGVIRGFGARVNHERAGHGTSAYITLKIVQNTWRTVREQLRLLPGAAHIALVGGDFDVLLLVHTPDNRALRELVLTRLQAIPEVLSTRTLLVFEEEDLEPQG
- the pdhA gene encoding pyruvate dehydrogenase (acetyl-transferring) E1 component subunit alpha, whose protein sequence is MTVMEQRGAYRPSPPPAWQPRMDPAPLLPDAEPYRVLGTEAATKADPDLLRRLYAELVRGRRYNTQATALTKQGRLAVYPSSTGQEACEVAAALALQERDWLFPSYRDTLAAVARGLDPVQALTLLRGDWHTGYDPYEHRVAPLCTPLATQLPHAVGLAHAARLKGDDVVALAMVGDGGSSEGDFHEALNFAAVWQAPVVFLVQNNGFAISVPLAKQTAAPSLAHKAVGYGMPGRLVDGNDAAAVHEVVADAVRHARAGGGPTLIEAITYRIDAHTNADDATRYRGDSEVETWRGHDPIALLEHELTERGLLDEAGIQAARDAAETMAADLRERMNQDPVLDPMDLFAHVYTEPTPQLREQQAQLRAELDAESEGSHR
- a CDS encoding alpha-ketoacid dehydrogenase subunit beta, which encodes MTTVAVKPATMAQALTRGLRDAMAADPTVHVMGEDVGTLGGVFRVTDGLAKEFGEERCTDTPLAEAGILGTAVGMAMYGLRPVVEMQFDAFAYPAFEQLISHVSRTRNRTRGKMPLPITIRVPYGGGIGGVEHHSDSSEAYYMATPGLHVVTPATVADAYGLLRAAIASDDPVVFLEPKRLYWSKDAWNPEDPPSVEPIGRAVVRRSGRSATLITYGPSVPVCLEAAEAAREEGWDLEVVDLRSLVPFDDETVSASVRRTGRAVVVHESGGFGGPGGEIAARVTERCFHHLEAPVLRVAGFDIPYPPPMLERHHLPGVDRILDAVGRLQWEAES